The genomic interval CCAGATGGGCCAGCTGAAGAAGAAGCGACCAAAAATCGGCTCAGACAGAATGTCCCCCAAAGAGCACGGATATGGGCACGAGCTATATAAGCAACTGGGCTGGCTCCAAATGAACATTAACGCTCAAGAGCTTTAGACAAACCCAACCACAGCAATATGTACAAGTTTGTAAGTGATCCTATGGGGCTTATCGCCCAAAAAGGTGGACTGGTTAATGATTATCTATCCTATTTTCCAGTTGGTTCTCGCAGCCCTCATCGCCTGCTCTGCGGCCAAACCAGGAGTCGTAGCTCCACTGGCTGCTCCTCTGGCCTACGCCAATGCTCCTCTGTACGCCGCAGGTGGCAGCAGCCAGGTGGATGTCCGCAACAACTACGACGGCACCCTGTCCTCCTACACTACCGCTCCATTTGAGTTCGCCGGCCCCTATTCCAGCCGCTACGTGTCCGGAGTCCCAGCTGCCCCCGCCGTGGTGGCCAAGTacgctgctgctcctctggCCGCCGCCTACTCTGCTCCTCtggctgctgccgttgctgctcCTCTGGCCGCTGCTCCCGTAGCTGCTCCTCTGGCCGCTGCTCCCtatgccgccgccgcctaCTCCGCCTATCCCTATGCCTCGCCCTACGCCGCCCCCTACCTGGCATCTCCCTACGCCGCACCCTATGCTGCACCCTACGCTGCTCCCATCGCCGCTGCGGCACCAGCTCCAGTGGTGGTCTAAGGACACACCTGTGAAGCGAACCATCCTATAGACAAATAATGTAACCAGACTTGGCAATAAATTACGAACAAACAATCAGAGCGCGCACCTTATTAATACTTGCAAAAAAGCCTTGGATATTTACTTAAAAGCAATTCTACTATTGCTATTACCTCGATATTGAGTTTGGTAATTGAGTTTTTGGTAAATGAGAATTTCTGAAAGTGTTCAACAAAACTCTTTTgggccaaaaatgtttttcaaacaTAATACATATccttaaacaataaaaataaataaaagttaaaatcaatttatggTTATATGATCCCTTCTGTGCcaattgttttattaaaaagccGTTTCTGTCCATATCTCaaaaaaatttcataaaatgcTCTTGATTTCTCGTACCTTACTTTTTCCTTTAATTTTCAAAAGGCTGCTGTGATTGGAAAATACTATTCtggtataaatattatatttaatacaaattatgcATATATCAAGGGTCTACATTAAAGTCAATtttcaaacgaattttttcAAATAGCTGCTTGAGTTTGAGAAGATTATATTGACCATATAGCAACATTTCTCGTACCTTACTTTTTCCTTTAATTTTGCTGTGATTGGAAAATACTATTCtggtataaatattatatttaatacaaattatgcATATATCAAGGGTCTACATTAAAGTCAATtttcaaacgaattttttcAAATAGCTGCTTGAGTTTGAGAAGATTATATTGACCATATAGCAACATTAATTTGACTTAGGGAAGTTCAGGTCAGACAACTTAGTCACCATGTAAACAATATTTGTTGTGATTGCGTTGTCACCTAAGGCGCAATATCGATTGTTATTTATGGTCAAAGCAATATTTATGGGTTATCATAATCATATTCCACTTATGGGCAACTGTCAATGCCTGGGCTTGGTTGGCCCCATGTTATATAATCATGGGCCGTGCTTTCGAATCACCCAAGAAGTTATTGGCCCCTCGATCGAAGGCAGTGCCAGTCGCAGACGCAGTCACGACTTGCTGACCAACTAAATGGGATTGGGTTACCTCACCTCAACTGAAGCAATCCATTAAGTTAGGTGAGTGGGCCAAGTCGGCGTCGAAAGTGAAGAAATGCAAGTGCAAGTCTTTTGATTGCGGTCCGCCTTCAATTCgctataaatattaattgaatttgacaATGGGAAGACATTATCAGCCGAACCAACAGGTCGAGCACATCGATCGAGAAGCTACTTCCCCAAAGAAAACGATCTTTCAGTCCCCCAAGCATGATGTGGCAACTGACATGGGTAAGGACTAAAAAATTCCTCTTCATAAAGGGTCgtaattatgaaatatacCTATCTTTTTAGGCGTTTGCCCTGGCTTTTCTGGTCCTAGGTGGTGAAGCAAAGCCCTCTCATCTACACTACAACCACTTTGATCCCCACCATGTGAACCATTTCGACGGACATCATCTGAGCCACTTGGATTCTCTGCATGCTCTGCCGAACCACTTGGATTACGCGGTGCACGAATCGGTTcttcctcctccagctcctttgCTTCCTGCTGTGGCTCCACCACCAGCATTTGCTCCGCCACCACCAGTATTtgctcctccacctccagTTTATGCACCTGCACCCCCAGCTCCTGTATATGCTCCACCACAACCTGTATTTGCTCCAGCTCCACTTTtacctgctcctgctcctctttTACCTGCTCCTGCACCATTTTTGCCCGCTCCTGCGCAACTTCTGCCAGCTCCTGCACCACTTCTTCCAGCTCCTGCGCCACTTCTACCGGCTCCAGCATTTTTgccagctcctgctccacTTTTGCCAGAGTTGCAAGTGCCGAGTGTCACCCATCAAGTGCTGCCACCCGTGCTCGAGGCGGTTCCCTTTGCACCCACCTATCGAGCCATTCCCGGACCGAAGACTACCACCCACCGCGTGTCCATCGGCTACGCCTTCCCCAAGCTGCTGGCCGCCCCCCACGCCCATCTGAAAGCCCTGCCCCTGAAGTTCGctcaccaccatcaccactCGTTGTGGTAGTCATGCCCACCTCAGGGATGATGGAAACCTCACCAAAGAGTCACTAAAGTCAGATAGGAAATCTAAACGTTAATCTTCAAGTATACCTGCATTATACAATAATTTATCGAATAAATATAGtcaaataaaacgaaaatataaaatacatgcattatgaaattatttgtTATACATCGAATATATAAGGGATTCTTTAAGTTGAATTTAGCCAAAAAGTTCTTAACCACATAAAATATAGCAATATTAttccatatatatgtatatatccatACATTCTTAGCaattatttccaaaaataGAAATCCCAGAGAATGTAACTGCGGATGATAAAATCATAGGCACAccaaaaattagcaaaagGAAACATATTCGCTATCTGATTCAGACTCTCATTACGAACCAGACGCCTCGTAATGTCGCCAAATGTGGTTTCATTTATTTGGccaacacatacacacaagcTATTGGTAACACACGCAGAAAAGTTGCTAGTGGATTTCGAACCGCACGCAACAAGAAATCAAATCAGAAATTCCAGACACAAACAAATTCCAGAGCCCAAACACGCGACAATTGttgcaacaaaaaacaaaaaacaaaaaagcggGTGGTGGAAAAAAGTggtaattcaattaaatgattGAGCCAAGTAACACGTACTCTGAAAATAAGTAATTGCAGCTCATTTCAAAAGCACCACCCACCGAAAATATCCGAAATCCCCAACTGTCATAAACCCGaccacaaaaccaaaaccaaaacgaaatcTTGCCCAACATTGGCCTAGGTTATGGTCGGGAATTGCGTGCAATTATGAAAGTTTTCGGGGGCGATCGACGTAAGAGGCT from Drosophila yakuba strain Tai18E2 chromosome 3L, Prin_Dyak_Tai18E2_2.1, whole genome shotgun sequence carries:
- the LOC6539496 gene encoding cuticle protein 16.5, with the translated sequence MYKFLVLAALIACSAAKPGVVAPLAAPLAYANAPLYAAGGSSQVDVRNNYDGTLSSYTTAPFEFAGPYSSRYVSGVPAAPAVVAKYAAAPLAAAYSAPLAAAVAAPLAAAPVAAPLAAAPYAAAAYSAYPYASPYAAPYLASPYAAPYAAPYAAPIAAAAPAPVVV
- the LOC6539498 gene encoding protein TRACHEARY ELEMENT DIFFERENTIATION-RELATED 7A yields the protein MWQLTWAFALAFLVLGGEAKPSHLHYNHFDPHHVNHFDGHHLSHLDSLHALPNHLDYAVHESVLPPPAPLLPAVAPPPAFAPPPPVFAPAPLLPAPAPFLPAPAQLLPAPAPLLPAPAPLLPAPAFLPAPAPLLPELQVPSVTHQVLPPVLEAVPFAPTYRAIPGPKTTTHRVSIGYAFPKLLAAPHAHLKALPLKFAHHHHHSLW